From one Rhineura floridana isolate rRhiFlo1 chromosome 4, rRhiFlo1.hap2, whole genome shotgun sequence genomic stretch:
- the TMEM200A gene encoding transmembrane protein 200A, protein MIATGGVITGLAALKRQDSARSQHHLNLATSPATEEQKPVKRRPRADVVVVRGKIRLYSPSGFFLVLGVVISFLGIAMAILGYWPQKDPFLESEDSFPLNETHVIEKEYGIIIRFFEQHLHSDKMKMLGPFTMGIGIFIFICANAMLHENRDKETKIIHMRDIYSTVIDVHTLRINEQKQLTGTYTGLLGENEVKHNGSSCASRLAANTIAPFSGFARNFRVDSSAEETEIAVSDSTNTINFLPPLLTEHSGSVFGLYPHSGKSKDDRSSSSLKCETKSIVSSSINAFTLPVIKLNNCVIDEPSIDNISEDSASTRGRPRNLSMDSLPIPLTDTNDIYKSASALIPRNNLYGDCSSSQFKSSMNLGPNTAKLLSPGAARKQFGSNTSLHLLSVHSKSLDLDRGPSTLTVQVEQRKHPSWPRLDRSNSKGYMKLENKEDPMDRLLVPSATVKKDFTNKEKLLMISRSHNNLSFEHDEFLSNNLKRGSSETRF, encoded by the coding sequence ATGATAGCAACAGGAGGAGTCATAACAGGACTGGCTGCCTTAAAGAGGCAAGACTCTGCCAGATCCCAGCATCATCTAAATCTTGCAACATCACCAGCTACTGAAGAACAAAAACCAGTAAAGCGTCGACCCAGGGCAGATGTAGTTGTGGTCCGAGGAAAGATTCGACTTTATTCCCCATCTGGATTCTTCCTCGTCCTGGGAGTTGTTATCTCATTCCTGGGGATTGCTATGGCAATCCTTGGTTACTGGCCCCAAAAAGACCCCTTTCTAGAGTCTGAAGACAGCTTCCCACTAAATGAGACCCATGTCATAGAAAAAGAATATGGAATTATAATTCGTTTCTTTGAACAGCACTTACATTCTGATAAGATGAAAATGCTGGGGCCTTTCACTATGGGGATtggaatctttatttttatttgtgcaaATGCAATGCTCCATGAAAACCGTGACAAGGAGACAAAAATCATACACATGAGAGACATCTATTCCACTGTCATAGACGTACATACTCTGAGGATCAATGAACAGAAGCAGCTGACAGGGACCTATACAGGCTTATTGGGAGAGAATGAAGTCAAGCACAATGGAAGCTCTTGTGCATCACGACTGGCTGCAAATACAATTGCACCTTTCTCGGGCTTTGCAAGAAACTTTCGAGTGGACAGCAGTGCTGAGGAGACTGAAATTGCTGTGAGTGACAGCACAAATACTATTAATTTTCTGCCACCTTTGCTAACTGAGCACTCTGGTTCAGTCTTTGGCCTTTATCCTCACTCTGGGAAGTCAAAGGATGATAGGAGTAGCAGCTctttaaaatgtgaaacaaaGTCAATTGTGTCATCCTCCATTAATGCTTTCACATTACCtgtaattaaactaaataactgtGTTATTGATGAGCCCAGTATAGACAACATCAGTGAGGATTCTGCTAGCACTAGAGGCAGGCCTAGAAATTTGTCCATGGACTCTTTACCCATCCCATTAACTGATACCAATGATATCTACAAATCTGCAAGTGCATTGATACCCAGAAACAATTTATATGGAGACTGCTCATCTAGTCAGTTCAAATCTTCTATGAATCTTGGGCCAAACACAGCAAAGCTTCTATCACCTGGTGCAGCCAGAAAACAGTTTGGGTCCAACACCTCTTTGCATCTTTTGTCTGTACATTCAAAATCTCTAGACTTAGATAGGGGCCCTTCTACTCTCACTGTTCAGGTTGAACAAAGAAAACATCCAAGTTGGCCAAGATTGGACCGGAGCAACAGTAAAGGTTATATGAAACTAGAAAACAAAGAAGACCCAATGGACAGGCTCCTGGTACCATCAGCAACAGTCAAGAAGGACTTTACTAATAAAGAAAAACTTCTTATGATTTCCAGATCTCATAATAATTTAAGTTTTGAACATGATGAGTTTTTGAGTAATAATCTAAAGCGTGGAAGTTCTGAAACAAGGTTTTGA